The Echinicola rosea genome has a segment encoding these proteins:
- a CDS encoding exonuclease domain-containing protein, producing the protein MKYAIVDIETTGGYGKRHRITEVAAVAHDGHQVLETFQTLINPDCEIPGYITGLTGIDQSMVEGAPYFEDIAEELYTFLEDKIFVAHNVNFDYQFIRSEFERIGKAFDRPRLCTVRLSRKIFPGLRSYSLGSICEHKNIEIKSRHRAFGDAEATAKLFSKLVHPDQEGIMEQLLKRNSGEAFLPPNISKEQFLSLPEHIGVYYFHDANGKVIYVGKALNIRNRFKGHFSGAGKGKQGMKTAIHDISFQLTGSEFLALLLEALEIKRHWPKYNRAQKAKSSPWGIYRYQDGAGFERFQVAKINRFAKPLLAFHSHHDAWAYLLEKIEKHQLCPKLCSVQKSPSACFDYSIGSCLGACCGKETPSSYNSRVQQWLEEINQEKSRLLIREKGRHPREQAAIYFEEGVLKAYGFIDSDTEFETDEEVIEHLEMVKPVGDTSSILSQYLTKTLTKKVKILS; encoded by the coding sequence GTGAAATCCCCGGCTACATCACTGGTTTGACAGGTATCGACCAGTCAATGGTGGAGGGAGCACCCTATTTTGAAGATATTGCCGAAGAGCTATATACTTTTCTGGAAGATAAAATTTTTGTGGCACACAATGTCAACTTCGACTACCAATTTATCCGATCCGAATTTGAACGAATTGGAAAAGCATTTGACCGGCCAAGACTGTGCACGGTAAGGTTGAGCAGGAAAATTTTTCCGGGGCTGAGATCCTATAGCCTTGGCAGCATATGTGAACACAAGAACATTGAAATCAAATCCCGCCACCGTGCCTTCGGCGATGCAGAGGCCACCGCTAAACTGTTCTCCAAACTGGTTCATCCAGACCAAGAAGGGATCATGGAACAACTGCTCAAGCGAAATTCGGGAGAAGCATTTTTACCGCCCAATATCTCCAAAGAGCAATTCCTCTCTTTACCGGAGCATATCGGAGTCTATTACTTCCACGACGCCAACGGAAAGGTGATTTACGTAGGCAAAGCGCTCAATATCCGTAACCGCTTCAAGGGACATTTTTCTGGAGCTGGGAAAGGCAAACAGGGCATGAAAACGGCAATCCACGATATCAGCTTCCAATTAACCGGCAGCGAATTCCTTGCCCTGTTGTTGGAAGCACTCGAAATTAAGCGCCATTGGCCAAAATATAACCGTGCCCAAAAAGCAAAAAGCTCCCCTTGGGGAATATATCGGTACCAAGATGGAGCCGGATTCGAACGCTTCCAAGTAGCTAAGATCAACCGTTTTGCCAAACCGCTGCTCGCCTTCCATTCCCATCATGATGCCTGGGCATACCTGCTGGAAAAAATAGAAAAACACCAGCTTTGTCCAAAACTGTGCAGCGTACAAAAATCACCTTCCGCCTGTTTTGACTATTCCATTGGATCTTGTCTTGGGGCTTGTTGTGGAAAAGAGACTCCTTCATCCTACAATTCCCGCGTCCAACAATGGCTGGAAGAAATCAACCAAGAAAAAAGCCGCCTCCTGATACGTGAAAAAGGACGCCACCCGCGTGAACAGGCAGCTATCTATTTTGAAGAAGGTGTGTTAAAAGCCTATGGCTTTATTGACAGCGATACCGAATTCGAAACGGATGAGGAAGTGATCGAACACCTGGAAATGGTAAAGCCTGTTGGCGACACATCATCAATTCTCAGCCAATACCTCACCAAAACCTTAACGAAAAAGGTCAAAATACTCTCTTAG
- a CDS encoding alkaline phosphatase PhoX: MRQLSKTSRRSFLKKSGIATVGFMGLYQFVQPNALANTMNANAGYGALLPDPEGILNLPKGFSYKVISKIGQEMSDGLLTPGNPDGMGTFKGENGKVLIVRNHEISPDDFEKGAFGKENERFTNVPADLFYETGKGKLPGLGGTTTLVYNPKTGEVEDEFLSLAGTVRNCAGGITPWNSWLTCEESTVKTGAYDGRLDLNHGYVFEVNASADKKLNKAIPIKEMGRFNHEAVAVDPKTSIVYLTEDRGDGLFYRFIPNEPGKLYNGGRLQALAILEEKSRDTRNWSDLDTPKFQKNHPYKVSWIDLEDIDAPEDDLRHRGFEQGAACFARGEGIWFGDGELYFACTNGGEIAAGQVFRYTPGANEGKPNDHTTPGTLELFAEPNDKEILKSCDNVAIAPWGDLLLCEDDKHPFVVGITPKGEYYKLAENIGFRTEFAGGVFSPDGSTYFVNIQGAGLTLAITGPWGQRA; encoded by the coding sequence ATGAGACAATTATCAAAAACATCACGAAGGAGTTTTTTAAAAAAATCCGGCATTGCCACTGTTGGCTTTATGGGACTTTACCAGTTTGTCCAGCCCAATGCCCTTGCCAATACCATGAACGCTAATGCCGGGTATGGCGCACTTCTTCCCGACCCAGAAGGCATCCTTAACCTACCCAAGGGATTTTCTTATAAGGTCATTTCCAAAATAGGACAAGAAATGAGCGACGGCCTACTCACCCCGGGCAACCCAGATGGTATGGGTACATTTAAGGGTGAAAACGGCAAAGTGCTCATCGTCAGAAACCATGAAATCAGCCCTGACGATTTTGAAAAAGGAGCTTTTGGTAAAGAAAATGAGCGATTTACAAATGTTCCGGCTGACCTGTTTTATGAAACGGGTAAAGGGAAGCTGCCAGGACTGGGAGGCACCACCACCTTGGTTTACAATCCCAAAACAGGAGAAGTAGAGGATGAATTCCTGAGCTTGGCGGGCACCGTCAGAAACTGCGCCGGAGGCATTACCCCTTGGAACAGCTGGTTGACCTGCGAAGAATCCACCGTCAAGACGGGCGCATATGATGGAAGACTAGACCTTAACCATGGCTATGTATTCGAAGTCAATGCCTCTGCCGACAAGAAACTAAACAAGGCCATTCCTATCAAAGAGATGGGGAGGTTTAACCATGAAGCTGTTGCTGTCGATCCCAAAACCAGCATCGTTTACCTTACCGAAGATCGGGGTGATGGATTATTTTACCGGTTTATTCCAAACGAACCCGGCAAACTGTACAATGGAGGAAGATTGCAAGCCTTGGCCATCTTGGAAGAAAAAAGCCGTGATACCAGAAACTGGAGTGACTTGGACACACCGAAGTTTCAAAAAAACCATCCTTACAAAGTCTCTTGGATTGACCTAGAGGACATTGATGCCCCTGAAGATGATTTGAGGCATCGGGGATTTGAGCAGGGCGCAGCTTGTTTTGCGAGAGGCGAAGGCATTTGGTTTGGTGATGGTGAGCTCTATTTTGCCTGCACCAATGGCGGGGAAATTGCCGCTGGCCAAGTATTCCGCTACACCCCAGGAGCCAATGAAGGCAAACCTAATGACCATACCACCCCAGGCACTTTGGAGCTATTTGCGGAGCCTAATGACAAAGAAATCCTAAAAAGCTGCGACAATGTCGCCATCGCTCCGTGGGGAGACCTCTTGCTCTGTGAGGATGATAAGCATCCATTTGTCGTGGGCATCACCCCAAAAGGCGAATACTATAAACTGGCCGAAAACATAGGCTTCAGGACAGAATTTGCCGGAGGAGTATTTTCCCCTGATGGATCCACCTACTTCGTCAATATCCAAGGAGCGGGACTTACCCTCGCCATTACAGGTCCTTGGGGACAGAGGGCTTAA